DNA sequence from the Phaenicophaeus curvirostris isolate KB17595 chromosome 22, BPBGC_Pcur_1.0, whole genome shotgun sequence genome:
ATGAAGTGAGGTCAAACCCTGGCAGCTCCAAACCTGAACTTCATTCTGTGCCTGGCCAGTGTCCCCTGCTCAGTTCACCCATGGTTTTCCCCTGGCCGGAGAGCAGAGAGAACCAAGCAGCCAGAGTCACAGCATGGCAGGGACATTCCCAGCTGCACGACTGCACGGAGCCACTTGGAGTCACCAACTCATTTTTAGAAAGCACTTTTCCAAGACTCCCAGGATGCTGAAGCAAAGCCTGATGAGCTTTGGCATTAAACCTCTAGCCAGATCTTGTACCCTGACAAACACAGGGGAGACTTTGCTTTAGGATTAGCTGTTTACAAGTGCTTGACCTGAATGAGAGATCCTGGACTCAAGGACCCAAAGCCCACAGGGGTTGACGGGctttggaaaagacagaaaccacaaacaaaaattCACCTCGATTAAATCAGATGATGccaaagaaagagaggagaaaagtaTTCCAGAAGAATATGTATTGCAATTGTTGTGTCTCACAGAAATCCATCAGGGAACTTTACAGCAATAACTGCAGGTATCACTGTTGAAACCCAATGAAAAGGGTCGTGGTGACAGTCTTCGAAGTCAACGTGTTCGTGCATCACAGCTGCCTCCCAGCATACTGCGTGCTTCTGGTGTTCCCTAGTGCACTTTTGTTCTGAATAAATAGAACCTTTAGTGGTTAAGTTAGTAGATACAAATCTTCCCAAAATGAAAGTAAACCTGAAACGAAACAATAACAGCGAGAAGACCCAAACCAACACACACACGAATGCGCAGACAGCTGCCCATTCTACAGTACTGAACGTCATCCGTAgctagaaaattaaatacatctTCAACTTAGCCACATTTACATGTTAAATACATAAAATCCACTCAAACTTTGCATGTAAACTTTGTTGGAtacctcctgaaaaaaaaaaaaatgtataattaCAATGTAATGCGTAGATATTCAAGTACAAAGAGCTCCTGGATTGTTTTGTTTGCACcactgaaagaacaaaaatagaGATTTTGTAAATATGTTTGGTTTGCAGCCTCTTTGGGGAACAAAGGTTAAGAATGTGGAGCCTCAGGTAAAAACATTTGGATTTGCTGCTGACCTGATATGTGCTAACAGATCTAAAGAGGCTGGAAAAACAATAGCGCTGAGACTCTGTCCCCTGTTGTTTGtgccctggtcctgctgctggaggaggggaaaagagagacTGCAGCCCACCCTGAGCACTGGAACGTTGTAGCTGTACTGGAGGTTGGCTTGCAGTGAATTTTCTACCTTCCCTCCCTGCACAGAGATCCATAGCAGCATTTAGTTCCAGTCCAGTGATGTGTAGACGGGTGGGAGGAAAGGACAGAGTCCCATAGCAGGAATCTAGAGCATCCTTTTCCAGGGAAGACCTTGGTAAACACAAGCTACTTTGGTATATTTAATGGCAGCACATTTCTTGATTCTACCTGCCAAGTTGTCAGGCTCCTAATATTGCAGGTCATCACCATGGTTTGGAGCCAGCACTAGCAGGGAAGAATTCATTGCATAGAGTGGAAAGAACATCCCGGTCTGCCCTGATCTGGATGTTTTATTCCATCTCTTGTCAGATAACCCTGATCTTGCAGGAAGACATTCCTATGAGCACTGTTATTGCTACCAACCTTATTCACCATGACGAGGTGTGTCTCATGCATCTTTGCAGACTGCAGAGCTCAATGGAGGAAGGTTTGGCTTGGAAGTTGTTCTCAGGGATGCTCAAAGTGACCACCCTGAGGGCTCTGGTAATAAGGAAAATGATCAAACTAACCCAGCCACCAACTAGCCCTTTTCTTTGGCCTCTAAGTCACTGTTCTGTCTGAACATCCAGCCCCTTTTATCTGAGGGAGACTGATCAGCTTGatgttcttccttttatttgcaGGGGAGCCAGGGCTCCCCAGGCTGGGGCAGCTGCAGAGCATGCTCCTCGCACACACACACTGCTCCTGTAGAGGCCATCTCTTTTGTGCTCTCTTTTGTCCCCATCCTCAGACTGAGAGGAGAATTTTGAGCTCTAGACCTGCCAGCACATGGGAACCAGCATTTCACAGagcccttctcttttcttcacaCACCCCAAGGTCCTCACCCTAGAGGGAAGCCCAGCAAGTAAAGACCCCGAGAGCGTTTTTGTGCCTTGGCTATGGAGGCCACCTCAGGCCTGGTAAAACTGCTGTCCAGGTGATGGGGAGGCGTGCGGCAGGTCTGGCTCCTTCGCCTCAGCTTCCCACAGGTTGTCATAGCTGAAGTCGCTCTGGAAGCTCTGGAGCTCGGCGTAGTCGTGGTAGGCTGTGGAGTCTCGGTGCTGGAAGCCGGCCTCTGGCAGGTCGTAAGCGCCCACGTTCCCATCTGCAGAACATCAGAACAAAGTGCTTAGAGAGCTCATGAACAGCCCAGTGGCTGCAATCGTCTTCATCAGCAGAGAGAACGCACAAGGGtcaataaatcatagaatcatggaatcacagaatcaccaggttggaagagacccactggatcatcgagtccaaccattcccatcaatcactaaaccatgtccctcagcacctcatccacccgtcccttaaacccctccagggaaggggactcaaccccctccctgggcagcctctgccagtgcccaatcaccctttccatgaaaaattctttcctaatatccagcctaaacctcccctggtggagcttgaggccattccctctcgtcctgtctcctgtcccttgggagaagagcccagctccctcctctccacaacctcctttcaggtagttggagagagcaatgaggtctgccctcagcctcctcttctccaggctaaacacccccagctctctcagccgctcctcttgttctccggccccctcaccagctttgttgctcttctctggacttgctcaaAGTCACAGAGCAGATGCAATGAGACCTGGGCAAAGCAGTGGAAATTGCAAATGTGCCACAGAACAAACTTATGATGCTTACAGAGACGGACACCAGTGAGGCAGGATGGGCTGCAGAACCCAAGCAGCCTCCCAAGCATCTCACCTGGTGGCTCCAATGAAAGGCCCAGGCGTTCCTCTCGCAGAGAAGAGACCTGAAAAGAATGAGATGCACTGATGAAGATGATGCCCAGCCATTGCCAGGGCATCAAATATGATCCTAAAAATGCTTCCATGATATTGGAGTTTAAGCTGCATCCTTGAGCAGCCCCACCAGGGTTTCTTGGTAGGGTTTCCATAAAGATACATCCCTGTCTGCAAGACTATACCTGGGTGTCATTTCACTGCAGAATTGATCCTCGAGCAATGCTGAACGGATCCTTTTAAAAGGATCCCGCACACCAGGAATCAGCACTCTTGGTTCCCTAATCCCTGCTCCCCAAGATAGACCCTGTCACACAGCAAGGAGTTCAGAGCCCTGCAGTGACCAACCATTcttccagcctggagaaaggcAAGCTGGGACCCCTGTGCCCCCGCGCAGCCTGCGCAGTGTGGGGCACTAGGACTGCCTTTACAAACTCACCTCTTCAAGATAAGAAACCTCAGCAGGAGGTCGCAGCTGGAGACGGCACGAGGTGCCAGGGATGCTGTAAGTTGGAGCCACAGGCACCTCCCTGCAGTggctgctgggcaggggctggcagtgcctcttctgcagagaaaaatgctGGGGTACCGGGATGGTAGGGCATCCATTCATCTGTGCTGAACCCATCTGTCCGTGGCACTGCAGGAACTTAACCAAAACAAACTCTAGGTTTGATACCTGCTATGGAGACTTGGGGAACATTAACCTCCCGCTTCTAACCTCTAAGCCAGACAAGGTTTTCTGCCTATCTTGCACATTCTACTATTTTCCTCTCCTGAAGGCTTGAGGTGGGAAAGGAAGAATGGTTGTGGGTCCCTTGCAATGACCCACAGAGGCAGTGGAAGGTGGCCAGATGTGCAAGCAGCAGGATGAAACCTCCTGGCAGCTCAGGGAATGAGGAAGGACAGAGACAAGCCAGGAAGAACCCTCTGAGGGAAGGGAGATGCCAGTTCATCAGTCTGGGAGATGCCAGATACAGGCTCAGAAGCAGTCTTTACCCAGGAGATGTGCAAAACTAGAAACGTAGCCTTTAACAGGCAGTCAGTTATCACAACTGGAATTTTTGGGGTTGGATGAAGTGGTCTCGGTGACTGACTCATCTCTAGTTTCTATGGACTGGATCGCATCTCagtctctgcttttgttttgtggtttctggctcttcctgggttTGTTGTGACGCTGATACCCAGTGATAAGACAGGGGAAACCTGTTCCCCTCTGACTCTGTCCTGGCTTGAGAAAACAGAGAGCTATGCTGTGCCCTGCCCCACCTCGAAATGCAGGTCTGGAGTTTCCACATCCCGCTCAGGCTCAGGCAGCcagtaggaaaagaaatggcCCAAGGCACGATTTCTGGAGCCTGTGCGCTGAGTCAGGGCTGTAACCAGCAGCAAAGGTGCAAGGTACCTCTTCCAAGAAGCCGGAGCCTGCCACGCTGCGAGCGCCGGGGGAGCTGGGCGTATAGGGGTCCGCGTACAAGGGGGAGCGGGGCACGGCCGGCTTCTCCagggagctggaagctgtcgagGATTGACCTCCCACCAAGCTCCATCTGTTCACCTAAAAGGCAGAATTGAAATAGGAACATGCCACGCTGTTCCCTACTTGAAATCCATCCCCAGGAGAGATCGGAGTGGGGAAATCTCCCTGCCATTCAAGTCCCACACGCTGCTCAGCCGTGAAGGATGGAAGGGCTGATTCCCAACTGGGGTGCCTGAGCTTACAAGGGGATTTTCCTGGGCGTAGGGCAGATTCACACTCattgaggctgaggggagggaaTCGTGGCATCACACACTGACCCAGTGATGAACACATGCTGGAAAGCCCTGTGGAGTAATAACACTCCTACTTGCAGAGCACTGGTGCCTAGCATCTCCGGTCTCCAAGAGCCATTGCTTCATTTGCTGTGTTTAACCTCGCCTCCCACGGGCcattttcaaatggaaatgtGTTTCATGCCTGCCCTAGAGCCCCTGCAAGGAGCTCCATAAGGAAAATGTGAACCACAGGCCAGTTCCTCTGCCATCCAACCCTTCccaagcagcagagcagccccacagcatcccagcagccccacagcatcccagcccctTACACTGCTCAGGTCCAGGTGCGGTGGGGATGCTGCGGGGTGGTGCTGTGAGCCGTGCGTGGAGTATGGCTCGTTGTACACCGAAGACAGGAGCTCGCCATTGGGGTTTTCAGGAATGAGGCTGCAGACGGTCCTCTCCGTGTCCtggcagggcagctgctggCCACAGGGCCCACATTTGCTCTTGGATTTTCTGGCGCTGCCTCCCCTCCTCAGGTCCTGCGCGGGCAGCCCCGTGCTTGGCCAGCTGGCTTGTGCCAGGCACTGAAACGAGAAGATAGACCCCCAAGGTGGCTCTCCTCAGCCCAGGCACACAGACCCACCTGCAGCCAAGGCAAAACACACCCCTGCTGCGGCTCCTGCTGCAGGCATCGCACGATGCTCGTGCATCCCCATggtcctgcagctgggaggGTGCCCCACGCGCTCCTCCCCACACAAACACCCCTCCAGGATGCACAAAGGCTGCATGGGATCAGAGCAAAGTCCCACCGGGGTTTTGCTTTGGGGTTTCTTGACCTTTGAACAGTCCCATTTCACCCTGTACCAACAATCCTGATGCAGAGAGGAGTGATGGGATGGGACTTCTCAGCAGACTTGTCCCTTATCAGCAATGACAAAGCTGAACTTAGACAAACACGGGCTCTCGGCATGGACTCGCTGTGCTGCACAGCTCATCCAGGCACCTGGATAGACCCCCACCTGCACCCCTGGCTTTTGGGGGGTTCACTTACATGGAGAGGTTGGGAATAGCCAGGGGAGTCTTCAAGCACTCTGCTCTCAGGCATCAGCACGAAGGACTGTCCATCGTGGAGAGAGCCGCTGTTCTGGGAGACGTGGGTTAAGGTGGCCACTCTCCCTGCCGATGCCCAGGAGTTGGTACGACCATCAGAAGTGAGAGACCCTCTCCCACTGCCGGCAAACtagatggaggagaagaacaGCCCATAGGAACAGCTCTCGGTGCAGCCACAGGCACATCCCTCCTCAGCCCCATCTGCCTCCGTGTCCACACACCAGGGCCAGACGTGGATCTAGGTCGTGTTTGCATGGTGAGCACCTGCCCGGGGCAGCTGTAcccagggagaggggggaaatggcctcaagtttgcaccaggagaggtttagattcgatatgagaaaaaaatctctttgctgaaagagtgggaaagcactgggagaggctgccccgGGCAcaggtggagtctccatccctggaggggttcaaaaaacatgtagatgtggcacttcaggacatggtttagcaggcacagtggggttgggctgatggttggactggatgagcttagaggtcttttccaaccttaatgattctatgaccctatTAATGTCCTCATGCCAGTGCCTGACCGCACAAAACTGTCACAGCCTACAGCCAGGGGTCTGCTTTTGGAAGAATTCAATATAATTTATACCTATATAATGTAATATAGGGCTTCAATATGATTTGGAGGATCAGCACCTTCATGACAGCCCTCAAGCAGAGGATTTGAAGCAAGGTGCTTTATCACACGTGGCCAGAGATAGGACAGGCAGGAGTCCCGGGAGACATCTATTGATTACCACGCCAACCCACATCATCTGTTACCTGGCTGGGGTGTGGCGGCTTTGATCCTGTGAAACTCTCAGATCCAGAGAGGGAGGAGTCGGCGTTTCGAAACTGGGCTGTTTTGAGGCAGTAGAGCCACTCCTGGTAATCTTCATAGCTGCGGCAGATCACCCGGATCGAGTTGATTAGTCGGCCTGTAAAAACATCACTCACTGCTCTTGCTggctttgaatcatagaatcatagaatcaccaggttggaagagacccaccggatcatcgagtccaaccattcctatcaaaatcgACACCCGTGTTGCTTCCTTCAGAAACCCATGGGAATCTcctttctccatccctccccgtGTTCTCCTGGGACCTGGTGATCCTGGTGCTGGGGCTAACGGGAAGACTCTGACTTCGCTGCTGGCTATTTGCACGTGGGTGAATGTGGGACGGGGGCAATCACAGCCCAGAGCTAAGTGAGGGGATCCTGCGCAGCCGTgcgtgctgctgctggctcacaCCCTCTCCCGGCCACCAAACCCACAGCACAGACAGTCAGAGATGACCAAGCAGTTGAGCTTGAGTGCCTGCACAAACGAGCACAGCCAGGGAGGTGACTGCAGCTCAGCGAAACCAGCCCGACCCCACAAAGCTCCATCGCTGCTGCCAGCACCCCCCTCAGCATCCCAGCCACGCACCTTCTATCAAAAAGGAGGTTTTGTCGTTCTCTTCAAACAGCACTTGGATGGCGTTGAGTGGCAGCTCGCCCTGTTGGAGAGAGAAGCAGGCTTAGGATCGCTCGGCTCCCAGTCCCCGCAAAGTCTTACAAAGACAGGGTTGGGCCCCATAAATGCCAGCTGGTGAAATGTGAGCTCTTGTGCCATACGGCACAGTTGCGGATGCCATTCCTGGGAGCAGAGCGGGGTTTGCCCCCAGCAGGCACGGCACAGATGTTCCTGCTAGCAGGGAGCTGAGCAGAGAAGCTGAAGCAGCCTGTCCCTGGAAAAACTGGAGTGAGAAGACACCATGTGCCCCCACGTGCACCCACCACTGTCCTCCCTGACCCACCCCAATagatccacatccttcctgtgctgaggactcctcTCCCTCTGGAAttctggggtcagttctgggcccctcaccacaagaaggatgttgaggctctggagcgagtccagagaagagcaacaaagcaagTGAGGGGGCCGGAGAACAAGAGCAgcggctgagacagctgggggtgtttagcctggagaagaggaggctgaggggagacctcattgctctctccaactccctgaaaggaggttgtggagaggagggagctgggctcttctcccaagggacaggggacaggacgagagggaatggcctcaagctccaccaggggaaggtCAGGtcggacattaggaaaaaatttttcacagaaagggtcattgggcactggcagaggctgcccagggagggggttgagtcaccttccctggaggggtttaagggatgggtggacgagatgctgaaggacatgggttagtgtttgataggaatggttggactcgatgatccggtgggtctcttccaacctggtgattccatgattctatgactctcaaAAAGTGCAGTCAATCAGGATACATTTGCCTAAGCGCACAGGCTGCAAAACTTAAGTGTCTAGCAGGAACTCCTCATCATGTCCTCACTCCAAAGCTGCCCAGCTGCAGAGGCTCTGGGGAATGCAGCCCTCGTTACAGCTTTCCCACAAGGGAAACATGAAGCTCAACCAGGCAGCAGTGGTTTGTGGCCAGCTGCCTCTCTGCAGTAGCCTGTGGGCACGCGCAGGCTTCTGTGGTATTTCTTCTGCACCTGAAGTGATTTGTGGGCTGAGCAATACAGCGAGGCTGACCTTGGGAGGGAACTCATGCAATGCTCCGTGACTCGTTTTCCCCTGTTGCTGCAAGAAATGGACTTTGACGCTTGGGCTGGTGCAGGTGCTGCAAGGCTGCATGTGGAGGGGGCTGGTGCCGCAGgctccttctgctcctcagcTCTCCAGCACGTTTGAGCAAGCCCTCCTGCCACTGAGGACAACTGTAGAGCTTCCCCCAGGCACCCAGCGCTTTGTCCTCTCTAAAGCAACAACCTCCTGTCTGTGGAGGGGGCTGAAACACCCAGGGGCCACCAAGAtggtccaagggctggagaatatcccacacaaggacaggctgagagttggggttgttcagtctggagaagaaagagaaggctctggggagaccttagagcagcttccagtgctgaaaggggctccaggaaagctggggaggggattttgATTAGGGAGTTCAGGGAAAGGAcaaaggagaatggttttaggctgaaagagggggtattgagatgagatctgaggaagaagcgttttcctgtgagggtggggaggcacggGCACAGGTTGCttggagaagttgtggctgccccattcctggaggtgtccaaggccaggttggatggagctttgagcgacctgatccagtgggaggtgtctctgcccatggcaggaggttggaactgggtgggcttggaggtcccttccaaccccaa
Encoded proteins:
- the PLEKHN1 gene encoding pleckstrin homology domain-containing family N member 1 produces the protein MGNIACVPQAPGRLGGSFRRKSSLKKEQNGKKKLPSFFGIEGGQERDTTTDKILQYIPGKNIQNQENQKENLDQRFPSLFKKGRRKTVVRNLGKIIHYSKVKFKFQHCQEVNDCFLELFQSYLYFQSVGSNGLTYQGLLPLKELNVCEIESGKSTGQEDHAFRIAGPLLNPLIVFCPTESELKQWLYHLEKQIQLNGGSLGLPFLSQNDWKQSSMEKEELRWSVQNMPVQEWRGTQRESLGDVLCVSKVKLQHLPFEEQHDRLLVLYPSTLVIVSEERNSLCFKGELPLNAIQVLFEENDKTSFLIEGRLINSIRVICRSYEDYQEWLYCLKTAQFRNADSSLSGSESFTGSKPPHPSQFAGSGRGSLTSDGRTNSWASAGRVATLTHVSQNSGSLHDGQSFVLMPESRVLEDSPGYSQPLHCLAQASWPSTGLPAQDLRRGGSARKSKSKCGPCGQQLPCQDTERTVCSLIPENPNGELLSSVYNEPYSTHGSQHHPAASPPHLDLSSVNRWSLVGGQSSTASSSLEKPAVPRSPLYADPYTPSSPGARSVAGSGFLEEFLQCHGQMGSAQMNGCPTIPVPQHFSLQKRHCQPLPSSHCREVPVAPTYSIPGTSCRLQLRPPAEVSYLEEVSSLREERLGLSLEPPDGNVGAYDLPEAGFQHRDSTAYHDYAELQSFQSDFSYDNLWEAEAKEPDLPHASPSPGQQFYQA